A single window of Mycosarcoma maydis chromosome 1, whole genome shotgun sequence DNA harbors:
- a CDS encoding uncharacterized protein (related to Phenol 2-monooxygenase): MPTQQFSAPGQAVEEAKAGGHHAHGTHNYPDPLTHIDRTSWDVTIIGAGPAGLMLATSLARFGGFDVLVLDERSEPTTAGRADGIQPRTIEVLRNMEPLGSEFFERSAPSYERTFWDPRSDGQRGIERTRRVQSFPTDMEIQDNCTLGLQQGLIEGGFLRDMERHGQRVTRPWAYQNFEMTDDPTYPVTVTLEKMKPVMESTNEGGAPISIIKPTGETKTIRTKYLVGCDGGRSRLRKTLEERHEFTFNGDWVDTLWAALDCVVETNFPDVRKIAAIHSKNHGALYIFPRENNEKGQPIIRCYTQVNRLGGEKSKESALDARDKVTAEMVMTAIKEIAYPYKFDFKVVEWFTCYPIGQRLISRYSLPAGKTADGASFPGHRVLLAGDACHTHSPKAGQGMNTAIIDSQALAWRINLVEKGLADPEILLATYHAERHATGKQLIDFDSEYSALFSGEVPKSTPEVATMTDAEKREHFINIQRRNAAFTTGAGVLYADNVLNYRDPSKLGVAKITDKLEPGRRLQPAWATRWSNSQPVRMIHEIQFTAPGGFRLYVCGGDPNKNMRHLEAFANHLASPHSFVNRFRANQRAMLLQNKAYHQLPTSLNTGLTEGFASEANPFFHMLLIVRSQRFNVELEHFQHLGALKSMLYCDDIEAGHGAFKVTLDDQFVGGLHDKWGLPNGGIVVVRPDGYVGMVAPIDQGQTGFESIEKYFDGFLKSSAVSVQRTRL, encoded by the coding sequence tctctcgctcgctttgGCGGCTTTGATGTGCTTGTTCTCGACGAGCGTTCCGAGCCCACCACTGCGGGTCGTGCTGATGGCATTCAGCCACGTACCATCGAGGTGCTGCGCAACATGGAGCCCCTTGGATCCGAGTTCTTTGAGCGCAGCGCTCCGTCGTACGAGCGAACGTTTTGGGATCCTCGTTCCGATGGCCAACGCGGCATCGAGCGTACCCGTCGTGTGCAGTCTTTCCCCACCGACATGGAGATCCAGGACAATTGCACACTTGGTCTGCAGCAGGGTCTCATCGAAGGCGGCTTTCTCCGAGACATGGAGCGCCACGGACAGCGTGTCACTCGTCCTTGGGCTTACCAGAACTTTGAAATGACTGACGACCCAACTTACCCCGTCACAGTCACGTTGGAAAAGATGAAACCCGTCATGGAGTCGACCAACGAGGGGGGCGCGCccatcagcatcatcaaGCCCACTGGCGAAACCAAGACGATTCGCACCAAGTACCTGGTCGGGTGCGACGGTGGTAGATCGCGACTGCGAAAGACGCTCGAGGAACGTCACGAATTTACTTTCAACGGTGACTGGGTCGACACGCTCTGGGCTGCGCTCGACTGCGTTGTCGAGACCAATTTCCCCGATGTGCGCAAGATTGCCGCTATTCACTCAAAGAACCACGGCGCGCTCTACATTTTCCCGCGAGAGAACAACGAAAAGGGACAGCCGATCATTCGATGCTACACTCAGGTCAATCGCCTTGGCGGCGAAAAGAGCAAGGAGTCGGCACTCGATGCACGAGACAAGGTGACCGCTGAAATGGTCATGACGGCGATCAAGGAGATTGCCTACCCGTACAAGTTCGACTTCAAGGTTGTCGAATGGTTCACATGCTACCCGATTGGTCAGCGTTTGATTTCAAGATACTCGCTTCCTGCAGGCAAGACTGCCGACGGCGCTTCGTTTCCTGGTCACCGTGTGCTTCTTGCCGGTGATGCATGCCACACGCACTCACCCAAGGCCGGTCAGGGTATGAACACTGCCATCATTGACTCGCAGGCGTTAGCTTGGAGGATCAATTTGGTGGAGAAGGGACTGGCGGATCCCGAGATTCTTTTGGCGACCTACCACGCTGAGCGACATGCTACGGGCAAGCAGCTGATCGACTTTGATTCAGAGTACTCGGCATTGTTCTCGGGCGAAGTGCCCAAGAGTACGCCTGAGGTAGCAACGATGACGGATGCGGAGAAGCGCGAGCACTTTATCAACATTCAGCGCCGAAACGCGGCTTTCACGACGGGTGCTGGTGTATTGTACGCCGATAATGTGCTCAACTACCGCGACCCGTCAAAGTTGGGTGTAGCCAAGATCAcggacaagctcgagcctgGTCGTAGATTGCAGCCTGCATGGGCTACGCGATGGTCGAATTCGCAGCCAGTGCGCATGATCCACGAGATCCAGTTTACCGCCCCTGGCGGGTTTCGATTGTACGTGTGCGGTGGCGACCCGAACAAGAACATGCGTCACCTGGAGGCGTTTGCCAATCACCTTGCTTCGCCCCATTCGTTTGTCAACCGCTTCCGCGCCAACCAGCGTgcgatgctgttgcagaACAAGGCATATCACCAACTCCCCACCTCGCTCAATACTGGTTTGACCGAAGGGTTCGCCTCAGAGGCCAACCCGTTCTTCCACATGCTCCTCATTGTGCGTTCGCAACGTTTCAACGTTGAGCTGGAGCACTTCCAGCACCTGGGTGCGCTCAAGAGCATGCTCTACTGCGACGACATCGAAGCCGGACATGGTGCATTCAAGGTCACGCTTGACGACCAGTTTGTTGGTGGTCTGCACGATAAGTGGGGTCTGCCAAATGGTGGGATTGTCGTAGTAAGGCCAGACGGCTACGTCGGAATGGTCGCGCCGATTGACCAAGGTCAGACGGGCTTTGAAAGCATCGAAAAATACTTTGATGGCTTCTTGAAGAGTTCCGCTGTTTCAGTCCAGAGGACCAGGCTGTAA